Within the Thermus tengchongensis genome, the region GGATGCGGGCAGCGCCCTCGAGGAGGGGCTAAAGGTGGGGGAGAGGGTGGAGGTGGCCTATAACCCGGATTGGGAACGGGATGGGCTTCCCTACCTGATGCGTTTGCGAAGGGCTGGGGAAGGGAAGGGGGAGCGCTACCTCCGGCTCGTCCTCTTTGACCCCAAGGGGGTGGAGGTGCGCCTGGGGGAGGAGGTGGAGGCCAGGGGGCCCCTGGCGGTGGTGGAGCGGGGTGGAGTGGAGGAGCTCTTCCTCTCCGGGGGGGAGGCCCGGTACCTGGAGGAGGAGGGTCGGCTGGAGCTGAGGCCGGCCCCCGGAAAGGTGGCGGTGGCCCAGGGGCAGGTGCGGGTGGAGGGGCAGAGGCTCCGCTACCAAAACGACACTGGGGAGGCCTTATTGGAAGGTCCTCTGGAAGTGCGCCGTGAAGGGGAAAAACCCCTTTCGGGCAAGGCGGGCTCCCTGCGCTACCTTCTGGACGAGGATCGGCTCTGGCTTCTCGGGGGGGTGGAGCTTAGCCAGGGCGGGCGCACCACCAAGGCCGAGCGGGCGCTTCTCAGGGAAAAGGAAGGGTACGCCTTCCTGTATGGAAAGGTGGAGAGCCGGGACGAAAGGGGTGTGGTGCGAGGGGAACGGGTGCGCTACGCCCTAAGGAGCGGGGAGGTGGTGGTCCTGGGTGGGGTGGCCGGGGAGTTCCAGGGCGACTAAGTACCCCGTCGTGGCTTGCGCCACGACGGGGGCCCCAAAGAGGCCATGAGCACGCCACTTTGGCTTTGGCCGGTGGGGTAACCTTTCGTGCGGGTACTTAGGCGGTCACGCCCGCCATCAGAAGGCCCAGGCGCTCTTCCTTGGCTTCTTCCGGGGTGAGTTCTCCCACAATGCGCCCCTCGTACATGACCAGGATGCGGTCCGAGAGGCTGATCACCTCGGAAAGGTCGGCGGAAACCAGAAGCACCGCCAGGCCCTGGTCCCGGGCCTCCACCAGGCGCTGGTGGATGAACTCGATGGCCCCTACGTCCACGCCCCGGGTGGGCTGGGCAGCGATGAGGAGGCGGGGACCCCGCAAAAGCTCCCTGCCCACCACGATCTTCTGCTGGTTTCCCCCGGAGAAGCGCCGGGCAGAGAGGTCCGTGGAGCGAGGGCGGACGTCAAAGGTTTCCACCAGGGTCCGGGCGTGTTGCTCCATGGCCTTCCCGTCCAGGAAGCCCAGGAAGCCGCGGAAGGGGGGGCGGTGCTGGTCCCCCAGGATGGCGTTTTCCCGCACGGAGAAGTCCAGGACCAGCCCCCTGGCAAGCCGGTCCTCGGGGATATGGCTCACGCCCGCTTCCCGTACCTTGAGGGCCAGGTGGGGAAGAGGGTGGCCTAAGTAGCGCACCGTGCCCCGGTACTTGCGCAGGCCCGCCAGGGCCTCCACCAGCTCGGTCTGGCCGTTCCCTTCCACCCCGGCGATGCCCACGATCTCCCCAGCCCGCACAAAGAAGCTCACCCCCCTTAGCCTGGGGGGAGCCTCGAGGCCCTCCACCTCCAGCACCACCTCGCCTGGCCGAGCAGGGCCCTTTTCCACCCTCAGGACCACCTCCCTTCCCACCATCATCCGGGCCAGCTCCTCCAGGGAGGTCTCCCCGGTCTTTACCGTGCCCACCACCTTGCCGTCCCGGATCACCGTGACCCGGTCGGATACGGAAAGCACCTCCTTCAGCTTGTGGCTGATGAAGATGGCGGCGTTGCCCTTGGCCACGTAGGCCCTCAGGAAACGGAAAAGCTCCTCCGCCTCCTGAGGGGTTAAAACGGCGGTGGGTTCGTCCAGGATGAGGATTTTGGCCTCGCGGTACAGGGCCTTTAGGATCTCCACCCGCTGCTGCAGGCCCACGGGGAGGTTCTCAACGCGCTCGTCCAGGGGGACCTGGAAGCCCAGCTCCTCCATGAGAGCGGTGGCCCGCTTCCTGGCCTCGTCCAGATTGAGGTATAGAGGGCTTCCCGGCTCGAGGCCCAAAACTAGGTTCTCCAGCACGGTGAAGGGCTCCACCAGCATGAAGTGCTGGTGGACCATGCCGATGCCGTGGGCGATGGCGTCCAGGGGGCTCTTGGGCCGGTAGGGTTTTCCGTCCACCCACATCTCCCCTTTGTCCGGCGGCTGCAGGCCGTAGACGATCTTCATCAGGGTGGACTTCCCCGCCCCATTTTCCCCCACCAGGGCCAGGACCTCGCCCCAGTTCAGGTCCAAGGAGATGCGGTCGTTGGCCAGGACCAGGGGGAAGCGCTTGGTGATGTCCTTGAGCACCAGGGCCTTTGCGAGGGTTCGGCTAGCCTCCACGCCCGGAGTATACAAAAAGGCCGGGGACCCCCCGGCCTAGAGAGCCCTTCTTTTAGCGCTTTTCAGGCACCTTGAGCTGGCCCTTGATGATCTGTTGCTTCAAAACCTCCAGCTTGCTCACCACCGCAGCGGGGATCAGGGCCTTGTTGTACTCATCCAGGGCGTAGCCCACCCCGTTGTTGACTAGGCCGAACTCCCGCACCCCACCCTTGAAGGCCTTCTGCACCACGCTCTTGATGACCTCATAGGTGGCCACGTCCACCCGCTTCATCATGGAGGTGAGGCCATGGTTCAGGGTGTTGGGGTTGTTGTCAGTGTCCCCCAGGTAGTTCTGGTTGGCGTCCACCCCGATGAAGAAGAGGGGCGTGGCCTTGGTGCCGTCGGTGCCGCAGGTCTTGGTGTAGTCGGCGTACTTGGGCACCTTAGCGTAGGGGTCGGCCTTGCGCACGAAGCGCACGCTGCCGCCCTCCTTGAGGCACTTGGCCTGCTTCACGTAGTCGATGAGCCCGAGGCCCGAGCCGCCCGCGGCGGCGTAGATGATGTCGGCTCCCTGGCGCACCTGGCTGGCGGCGATTTCCTTGGCCTTGGCGGGGTCGTTCCAGGCGGCGGGGGTGTTGCCCACGTACCCCACCAGCACCTTGCCCTGGATCTTGTCCTCCTTGAAGGCGTACTCGGCCCCGGCCCGGAAGCCGGCCTCAAACTTGTGGATGAGGGGGATGTCCATGCCGCCGATGAAGCCCACCACCCCGGTGCGGCTCATCTTCCCGGCGATGTAGCCCACCAGGAAGCTCCCCTCGTGCTCCCGGAAGACCAGGCCCACGGCGTTGGCGAGCTTGCCTTCCCCGGGGACGGCGTCGATTACCGCAAAGTTCACCTTGGGGAACTCCTTGGCGGTGGCGGTGATGGCGGGTTCGTTGGCGAAGCCCACCCCGATCACCAGGTCAAAGCCCTCCTCGGCGAAGGTGCGGATGCCCTGGCCCACTTGGGAGGGGTCGGCGGGCTCGAAGTCGAAGAGCTTAACCCCGAAGTCCTTGACTGCCTTCTGGGCTCCTTCCCAAGCGGACTGGTTGAAGGAGCGGTCAAACTTGCCGCCCGCATCAAAGGCGATCCCCACGCGCACCTGGGCCAGGCTCAAACCTAGGGCCAATACCGCCAAAAGGGCCACAATACGTTTCATCTGCCACCTCCTATGGCATTTCGCCGTAGGGCATTATACCCGGTTCGGTAAACTCAAGGCATGACCCTGGAGGAGGCTCGCAAACGGATCAACGAGCTCCGGGACCTCATCCGCTACCACAACTACCGTTACTACGTCCTGGATGCTCCGGAGATTTCCGATGCCGAATACGACCGGCTTTTGCGGGAGCTTAAGGAGCTGGAGGAACGCTTTCCCGAGCTCAAAAGCCCGGATTCCCCCACGGAGCAGGTGGGGGCTCAGCCGTTAGGCTATCTTGAGGCCACCTTCCGCCCCATCCGCCACCCCACCCGCATGTACTCCCTGGACAACGCCTTCACCCTGGAGGAGGTGCGGGCCTTTGAGGAGCGCCTCGAGCGGGCTCTGGGCAGGAAAGGGCCCTTCGCCTACGTGGTGGAGCACAAGGTGGACGGGCTTTCCGTGAACCTGTACTACGAGGAGGGGGTTCTGGTATGGGGGGCCACCCGGGGAGATGGGGAGACGGGGGAGGAGGTCACCCAGAACCTGCTCACCATCCCCACCATTCCCCGAAGGCTTAAGGGGGTACCGGAGCGCCTCGAGGTCCGGGGGGAGGTGTACATGCCCATAGAGGCCTTCCTCCGCCTTAACGAGGAGCTGGAGGAGAAGGGAGAGAAGATCTTCAAAAACCCCAGGAACGCCGCCGCTGGCTCCTTGCGCCAGAAAGACCCCCGGATTGCCGCCAAGAGGGGCCTCAGGGCTACCTTCTACGCCTTGGGCCTGGGCCTGGAGGAGGCTAACCTTAGGACCCAGCACGAGCTCCTCCTTTGGCTAAAGGAGAAGGGCTTCCCCGTGGAACACGGTTTCACCCGGGCGGTGGGGGTGGAGGGGGTGGAGGCGGTCTACCGGGAATGGCTTAAGGAGCGGCGGAACCTGCCCTTTGAGGCGGACGGGGTGGTGGTCAAGCTGGACGACCTCAGCCTCTGGCGGGAACTGGGCTACACCGCCCGGGCGCCCCGCTTCGCCATCGCCTACAAGTTCCCCGCGGAGGAGAAGGAGACCCGCCTGGTGCAGGTGGTCTTCCAGGTGGGGCGCACGGGCCGGGTGACCCCGGTGGGTATTCTGGAACCCGTCTTCATTGAGGGGAGCGAGGTCAGCCGGGTCACCCTGCACAACGAAAGCTACATCGAGGAGCTGGACGTGCGCATTGGGGACTGGGTCCTGGTGCACAAGGCGGGGGGGGTGATCCCCGAGGTTCTGAGGGTGCTCAAGGAGCGGCGCACCGGCGAGGAGAAGCCCATCCTTTGGCCGGAGAACTGCCCGGAGTGCGGCCATCGCTTGATTAAGGAGGGCAAGGTCCACCGCTGCCCCAACCCCTTGTGCCCGGCCAAGCGCTTTGAGGCCATCCGCCACTACGCCTCCCGCAAGGCCATGGACATCGGGGGCCTGGGGGAGAAGCTCATCGAAAAGCTCCTGGAAAAGGGCTTGGTGAAGGATGTGGCCGACCTTTACCGGCTTAAGGAGGAGGACTTGGTGGGCCTCGAGCGCATGGGGAAGAAGAGCGCGGGGAACCTTCTGCGCCAGATTGAGGAGAGCAAGAGCCGGGGCCTGGAGCGGCTTCTCTATGCCCTGGGATTGCCGGGGGTGGGGGAGGTGCTGGCCCGCAACCTGGCGGCCCGCTTCGGCACCATGGAGCGGCTTTTGCAAGCCTCTTTGGAAGAGCTTCTGGAGGTGGAGGAGGTGGGGGAGCTTACCGCTAAGGGCATCCTGGAAACCCTCCGCGACCCGGCTTTCCGCGACCTGGTGCACCGCTTAAAAGAAGCGGGGGTGGAGATGGAGGCCAAGGAACGGGGGGAGGAGGTTTTAAAGGGCCTTACCTTCGTCATCACCGGGGAGCTTTCCCGGCCCCGGGAGGAGGTGAAGGCCCTCTTGAGGCGCCTTGGGGCCAAGGTGACGGACTCCGTGAGCCGCAAGACGGGCTACCTGGTGGTGGGGGAGGCCCCGGGGAGCAAGCTGGAGAAGGCCAAGGCTTTGGGGGTGCCCACCCTGACGGAGGAGGAGCTGTACAGGCTCATAGAGGAGCGCACGGGGAAGCGTCTGGAAACCCTGGCCTCCTAGGACGGGTGGCCGGGTGGGGTCAGTCTGGAAGGCCTGGGGTAAAGATCTTTTCCAGGGCCTCCTGGAGCCTGGAGCCCGACAAACCAAGCTCTTTCAGGGCCTTTTCGTACAGCTCCGGGGTGAGAAGCCCTTGGAGGGCCTTAAGCTCCGTACGGGAAAGATGGGCTCCCTTTAATACATGCTCCTCAAAGCTTTGCCAGGCCAAGGGCACATGGGCCTTGACGATCTCGGCGATGGCCTTGGCGTACTGCCTTATCTCCCACTGGGCATGGGGGTCCAGGCGCAGGGCCAGGAAGTGGAAAAGGTTGTGGAGGTCCTGCTTCCAGTAGAACTCGGTGTAGAGGTTTAGGGGCAGGACCATGCGGGCCATTTCCCGGGCGATCCCCTTTTCCAGAAGGGTTTGGTAGGCCTGGTAGGCTTCCCGCTCCACCCCTTTGAGGAGAAGGGAGGCTTCCTCATCGGAAAGCTCCCCCTCGGAGCCTTGCTTGTTCCGCCGGGCTTGTTTCCGCCACGCTTGTGGCTCGTAAAACTCCTCCTTGAGGACGGAGTAGCGACCGGAGATCTCGTTCACGCTGGCGGTGCGGTGGCGGAACCACTGGCGCACCACGAAGATGGGAGCCTTCACGTGGAACTTGAACTCCACCATCTCAAAGGGGCTGGTGTGGCGGTGGCGCATGAGGTAGTCGATGAGGGCGGCATCCTCCCGCACCGTCTTGGTGCCGGGGCCATAGGAAACCCTGGCCGCCTGGACGATGGAGGCATCGCTTCCCATCACCTCCACCAAGCGCACGAACCCCTTGTCCAAAACCGCAATCTCAAGGTACGCTTCCGCATGACCCATGCCTTTGAGTCTACTTGCCCTTTGGCCCAAAGGGGTCTACCCTAAGCTCATGCGGGTCCGCACCCCCTTTGCCTACAAGTGGCGGCATGGGCGCTACAGGCCCTCTTGACCTTGGCTCTAAGGGCTTGCGGCGTGTAGGATGGATGGGCTTTGCGGCGCTAGGGCGCCCATTTTCGGAGCAAGTATGTTGAGGTTGCCAGACTTTCCCCTGCCCGACCCTCGAGGACGCTTCGGTCCTTACGGAGGTAGGTACGTTCCCGAAACCTTGATCCCGGCCTTGGAGGAGGTGGAGGCCGCCTACCGGGAGGCCAAGAAGGACCCGGCATTCTTGGCGGAGCTTGAATACTACCTCAAGACCTTTGCTGGCCGGCCCACTCCCCTTTACCACGCCAAGAGGCTTTCCGAGTACTGGGGTGGGGCCCAGGTGTACCTGAAGCGGGAGGACCTCCTGCACACCGGGGCCCACAAGATCAACAACACCCTGGGCCAGGCCCTTTTGGCCCGGCGTATGGGCAAAAGGCGGGTGATCGCCGAAACCGGGGCTGGGCAGCACGGGGTTTCCGTGGCCACGGTGGCCGCTCTCTTTGGCCTGGAATGCGTGGTTTACATGGGGGAGGAGGATGTGAGGCGGCAGGCCCTGAACGTCTTCCGCATGAAGCTCCTGGGGGCCGAGGTACGGCCCGTGGCCGCGGGGAGCCGCACCCTGAAGGACGCCACCAACGAGGCCATCCGGGACTGGCTTACGAATGTGCGCACCACCTTCTACATCCTGGGCTCGGTGGTGGGCCCCCACCCCTACCCCATGATGGTGCGGGAGTTCCAGAGCGTGATCGGCGAGGAGGTGAAGGCCCAGAGCCTGGAGCTTTTCGGCCGCTACCCCGACGCCCTCATCGCCGCCGTGGGGGGTGGGTCCAACGCCATCGGCCTCTTCGCCCCCTTTGCCTACCTGCCGGAAGGGGAGCGCCCAAGGCTCATCGGGGTGGAGGCGGCGGGGGAGGGGCTTTCCACCGGCAGGCACGCCGCCAGCATCGGGGCGGGAAAGCGGGGGGTCTTGCACGGGAGCTACATGTACCTCCTCTACGACCACGACGGCCAGATCACCCCGGCCCACTCCGTCTCCGCTGGCCTAGACTACCCCGGGGTGGGGCCGGAGCACAGCTACTACGCCGACCAGGGCATCGCCGAGTATGCGGCGGTCACCGATGAGGAGGCGCTGGAGGGCTTCAAGCTCCTGGCGCGCCTCGAGGGGATCATCCCCGCCTTGGAGTCTGCCCACGCCATCGCCCACGCCGCCAAGGTGGTCCCGGAGATGGACAAGGACCAGGTCGTGGTCATCAACCTCTCAGGCCGGGGGGACAAGGACGTGACCGAGGCCATGCGCCTTCTGGGAGGGGAGCTGTGACCACCCGCGAAGCCTTCTTCCGGGCCAAGGCCGAAGGGCGCGCCGCCCTCATCCCTTACCTCACCGCAGGCTTCCCCAGCCGGGAAGGGTTCTTGCAGGCGGTGAAGGAGGTGCTGCCCTACGCCGATCTTTTGGAGATCGGCCTGCCCTACTCCGACCCCCTGGGGGACGGCCCGGTGATCCAGCGGGCCAGCGAGGTGGCCCTCAAGAAGGGCATGAGCGTGCAGGGAGTCCTGGAGCTGGTGCGGGAGGTGCGCGCCCTCACCCCTAAGCCCCTCTTCCTCATGACCTACCTGAACCCGGTGCTGGCCTGGGGGCCGGAGCGGTTCTTCAGCCTTTTCAAGCAAGCAGGGGCCACGGGCCTCATCCTTCCCGACCTGCCCCCGGACGAGGACCCGGCCCTGGTGCGCCTGGCCCAGGAGATCGGTCTGGAAACGGTCTTCCTCCTGGCCCCCACCTCCACGGAAGGGCGGATAGAAACCGTGGTCCGCTACGCCACGGGCTTCATCTACGCGGTGTCCGTGACCGGGGTGACGGGGGAGCGGGAGCGCCTGCCCGAGGAGGTGCGGGACCTGGTGCGGCGCATCCGGGCCAAAACCCCTTTGCCCGTGGCCGTGGGCTTCGGGGTTTCGGGACGGGAGACCGCGGCCCAGGCGGCGGTGGCCGACGGGGTGGTGGTGGGAAGCGCCTTGGTGCGAGCCCTTGAAGAGGGTCGGCCCCTGGCCCCTCTCCTCGAGGAGATCCGCCAAGGGCTTTTGCAGAAGGAACCCGCTTAGGCCAAGGGAAGCCCGGCCTCCTCTCCCAGGATGGCCTTGGGGTCCGGATACCGCAGGATGCGGTAAAGGGGATCCCGCTCCGCCGGCTTGAAGCCTGCGTCCACGATATGGCGCACGATCTCCCGCACCGTGGCATGGGTACGCCCGTGCCCCCCTGCCGCCGAGACCACGTTCTCCTCCAGCATGGTGCTCCCGAAGTCGTCGGCCCCGTAGTAAAGCGCCGCTTGGGCCACCTTGAACCCCAAGGTGGGCCAGGAGGCCTGGAAGTGGGCGAAGTTGTCCAGAGCAAGCCGGGCGATGGCCAGGGTTTTCAGGTACTCATGGGCCGTGGCCCCCGGGGCCTTGCCCTTAAGGCGGGTGTGCTCCACCTGCAGGGTCCAGAGGGCAAAGGCGGCGAAGCCGTTTCCGTAGCGCTCCAGAGCCCGGTCCTGTTGGGCGCGGAGGCCCAGGAGGTGAAGGGTGCGCTCCCTTGGGCCTTCCCCGAAGCCGATCACCATGCTGGCCAGGGTGTAAAGCCCCAGGGCCTGGGCGGCGTCCACGATGCGATACCAGTCGGCGGTCTGAATGCGGGCAGGGGCAGCCTTATGACGTACCTCGTCCACCAGGATCTCTGCCCCGGCCCCGGGCATCCCGTCCAGGCCAGCTTCCATCAGCTTTTCCAGGATCTCCTCAGCCTTAAGCCCGGTAAGCCGTTCCAGCCCCAGGATTTCCTCGGGGCTGAAGGCGTCGATGCGCAGGTCGGGAAAGCGGTTCTTGAGGTAGCGCAGGAGGTCCAGGTACCACTCCAGGGGCAGGTCGGGGTTTACCCCCCCCTGCATCAGGATGCGCCTTCCCCCCACCTGGTAAAGCTCCTCCACCTTCTTGGCGATCTCCTCGTAGGTGAGGGTATAAGCGTCCTTTTGCCGCCGGGTGCGATAGAAGGCACAGAAGGCGCAGGCCACGGTGCAGACGTTGGTGTAGTTGATGTTGCGGTCTATCAAGAACGTGACCACCTCGGGGTCAGTCTTCTGCAAGCGGACCTCGTGGGCCGCTGCGGCCAGCTCGGGTAGAGGGAGGTCAAAAAGGGAAAGCACCTCAGTTTCGGTAAGCCTCTTCCCCCCCACGGCCTTCTCCAGGACGTCCATGGGACCCATGCTACACCTTTCGGACCCCCTGGGGTTGGGTCTTGGGCCACGGATAAAATGGGGGCATGGAACTCAAACTG harbors:
- a CDS encoding ABC transporter ATP-binding protein yields the protein MEASRTLAKALVLKDITKRFPLVLANDRISLDLNWGEVLALVGENGAGKSTLMKIVYGLQPPDKGEMWVDGKPYRPKSPLDAIAHGIGMVHQHFMLVEPFTVLENLVLGLEPGSPLYLNLDEARKRATALMEELGFQVPLDERVENLPVGLQQRVEILKALYREAKILILDEPTAVLTPQEAEELFRFLRAYVAKGNAAIFISHKLKEVLSVSDRVTVIRDGKVVGTVKTGETSLEELARMMVGREVVLRVEKGPARPGEVVLEVEGLEAPPRLRGVSFFVRAGEIVGIAGVEGNGQTELVEALAGLRKYRGTVRYLGHPLPHLALKVREAGVSHIPEDRLARGLVLDFSVRENAILGDQHRPPFRGFLGFLDGKAMEQHARTLVETFDVRPRSTDLSARRFSGGNQQKIVVGRELLRGPRLLIAAQPTRGVDVGAIEFIHQRLVEARDQGLAVLLVSADLSEVISLSDRILVMYEGRIVGELTPEEAKEERLGLLMAGVTA
- a CDS encoding BMP family lipoprotein, whose translation is MKRIVALLAVLALGLSLAQVRVGIAFDAGGKFDRSFNQSAWEGAQKAVKDFGVKLFDFEPADPSQVGQGIRTFAEEGFDLVIGVGFANEPAITATAKEFPKVNFAVIDAVPGEGKLANAVGLVFREHEGSFLVGYIAGKMSRTGVVGFIGGMDIPLIHKFEAGFRAGAEYAFKEDKIQGKVLVGYVGNTPAAWNDPAKAKEIAASQVRQGADIIYAAAGGSGLGLIDYVKQAKCLKEGGSVRFVRKADPYAKVPKYADYTKTCGTDGTKATPLFFIGVDANQNYLGDTDNNPNTLNHGLTSMMKRVDVATYEVIKSVVQKAFKGGVREFGLVNNGVGYALDEYNKALIPAAVVSKLEVLKQQIIKGQLKVPEKR
- the mqnC gene encoding cyclic dehypoxanthinyl futalosine synthase; protein product: MGPMDVLEKAVGGKRLTETEVLSLFDLPLPELAAAAHEVRLQKTDPEVVTFLIDRNINYTNVCTVACAFCAFYRTRRQKDAYTLTYEEIAKKVEELYQVGGRRILMQGGVNPDLPLEWYLDLLRYLKNRFPDLRIDAFSPEEILGLERLTGLKAEEILEKLMEAGLDGMPGAGAEILVDEVRHKAAPARIQTADWYRIVDAAQALGLYTLASMVIGFGEGPRERTLHLLGLRAQQDRALERYGNGFAAFALWTLQVEHTRLKGKAPGATAHEYLKTLAIARLALDNFAHFQASWPTLGFKVAQAALYYGADDFGSTMLEENVVSAAGGHGRTHATVREIVRHIVDAGFKPAERDPLYRILRYPDPKAILGEEAGLPLA
- the ligA gene encoding NAD-dependent DNA ligase LigA; protein product: MTLEEARKRINELRDLIRYHNYRYYVLDAPEISDAEYDRLLRELKELEERFPELKSPDSPTEQVGAQPLGYLEATFRPIRHPTRMYSLDNAFTLEEVRAFEERLERALGRKGPFAYVVEHKVDGLSVNLYYEEGVLVWGATRGDGETGEEVTQNLLTIPTIPRRLKGVPERLEVRGEVYMPIEAFLRLNEELEEKGEKIFKNPRNAAAGSLRQKDPRIAAKRGLRATFYALGLGLEEANLRTQHELLLWLKEKGFPVEHGFTRAVGVEGVEAVYREWLKERRNLPFEADGVVVKLDDLSLWRELGYTARAPRFAIAYKFPAEEKETRLVQVVFQVGRTGRVTPVGILEPVFIEGSEVSRVTLHNESYIEELDVRIGDWVLVHKAGGVIPEVLRVLKERRTGEEKPILWPENCPECGHRLIKEGKVHRCPNPLCPAKRFEAIRHYASRKAMDIGGLGEKLIEKLLEKGLVKDVADLYRLKEEDLVGLERMGKKSAGNLLRQIEESKSRGLERLLYALGLPGVGEVLARNLAARFGTMERLLQASLEELLEVEEVGELTAKGILETLRDPAFRDLVHRLKEAGVEMEAKERGEEVLKGLTFVITGELSRPREEVKALLRRLGAKVTDSVSRKTGYLVVGEAPGSKLEKAKALGVPTLTEEELYRLIEERTGKRLETLAS
- the trpB gene encoding tryptophan synthase subunit beta, with the protein product MLRLPDFPLPDPRGRFGPYGGRYVPETLIPALEEVEAAYREAKKDPAFLAELEYYLKTFAGRPTPLYHAKRLSEYWGGAQVYLKREDLLHTGAHKINNTLGQALLARRMGKRRVIAETGAGQHGVSVATVAALFGLECVVYMGEEDVRRQALNVFRMKLLGAEVRPVAAGSRTLKDATNEAIRDWLTNVRTTFYILGSVVGPHPYPMMVREFQSVIGEEVKAQSLELFGRYPDALIAAVGGGSNAIGLFAPFAYLPEGERPRLIGVEAAGEGLSTGRHAASIGAGKRGVLHGSYMYLLYDHDGQITPAHSVSAGLDYPGVGPEHSYYADQGIAEYAAVTDEEALEGFKLLARLEGIIPALESAHAIAHAAKVVPEMDKDQVVVINLSGRGDKDVTEAMRLLGGEL
- the trpA gene encoding tryptophan synthase subunit alpha is translated as MTTREAFFRAKAEGRAALIPYLTAGFPSREGFLQAVKEVLPYADLLEIGLPYSDPLGDGPVIQRASEVALKKGMSVQGVLELVREVRALTPKPLFLMTYLNPVLAWGPERFFSLFKQAGATGLILPDLPPDEDPALVRLAQEIGLETVFLLAPTSTEGRIETVVRYATGFIYAVSVTGVTGERERLPEEVRDLVRRIRAKTPLPVAVGFGVSGRETAAQAAVADGVVVGSALVRALEEGRPLAPLLEEIRQGLLQKEPA
- the thyX gene encoding FAD-dependent thymidylate synthase translates to MGHAEAYLEIAVLDKGFVRLVEVMGSDASIVQAARVSYGPGTKTVREDAALIDYLMRHRHTSPFEMVEFKFHVKAPIFVVRQWFRHRTASVNEISGRYSVLKEEFYEPQAWRKQARRNKQGSEGELSDEEASLLLKGVEREAYQAYQTLLEKGIAREMARMVLPLNLYTEFYWKQDLHNLFHFLALRLDPHAQWEIRQYAKAIAEIVKAHVPLAWQSFEEHVLKGAHLSRTELKALQGLLTPELYEKALKELGLSGSRLQEALEKIFTPGLPD